The stretch of DNA CGGCGAGGTCAGCGGGGAGAGTAAATTTCTCGAAGGTCGCAGCCAACACAAACTCGCCCGGGTGCAGCACGAATGGTTCGTCCTCTTGCACCTCAATTTCGTTGGTCAGCTCATCCTGCTGCAGCTTCGGATCGATGTGGGTGTATTTCGAGTTGTTGAAAACTCGGAAGAAACGATCCATGCGGACGTCGATCGACGACGGCTGAATCATTTCCGGGTCGAACGGTTCAATGCCCAGGTGACCCTCATCGATGGCGGCGCGGATGTCCCGATCTGAAAGCAGCATGCCTTTTAGTGTAGTTCCCACAACTTCCCCCTGCGTAGTTCCCACCCGCTTACCAGCCGATCGGGCCACCTGACTGTTGCCGACCCAGTTTTCATCACAAGCAACCGGCATGATAAACTTCGTTGCAGGTCGCTTGACCAGCGCCGATGTAATTCAATGGTAGAATGTCAGCTTCCCAAGCTGAATACGCGGGTTCGATTCCCGTCATCGGCTCAAGATTTACGTTTGCCTTTCAGATGGCTCAAGTTTTCGTATTTTGAGCATTCTGGAAGGCATTCTTTTTTTGTTTCAGCTGGCAGGGTCTCCGTAGAGTCGCCGTTGATTCATTTCAATCTGGTCCCTGACCTCATCATCGCGCAGTTCCACCAGCGTGCCCAGAGTTTCCGCGAGCGCGCGTGTCACCGCATCAGCGACCTGTTGCCCTACGTCTCCGTCCGCAGTGCTAGTTTGCGCTGGCAAGTCGGTCTCCAACAGCAAACGCGCAGCTGGAACTTGACGTGCGTATGCCCGCCCCCGCTTTGTCTCTAACATCCTGGGATTAATGGAAATGTAGCCACCCAGATCGATCAGCCGGGTGAGTTCGTCGCTGCTGCCGGAAAACCAATGAAACACTGGGGTCCCTGGCATTTCGGCCTGTTCCAGGAGATCCAGGACCGTGCTCGCTGCCCGGACCGCGTGAATAGACATGACGAAATCACGACCGTCGGCACGCAACAGTTCCAGGATGTGGGTGAGTACCGCTACCTGAAGTTCGGCGGTGCCCTGGTGACGAGGTGCGAAATCCAGCCCGATTTCGCCGATGAAGGTGGTGCTGGGCAGGTGCGTCGCAAAGCGAGCTAGCTCTACTTCGTGGTCCTCACCCACCCACCACGGATGGAAGCCCAAACTCGCGCGATCATA from Corynebacterium epidermidicanis encodes:
- the dcd gene encoding dCTP deaminase, with product MLLSDRDIRAAIDEGHLGIEPFDPEMIQPSSIDVRMDRFFRVFNNSKYTHIDPKLQQDELTNEIEVQEDEPFVLHPGEFVLAATFEKFTLPADLAGRLEGKSSLGRLGLLTHSTAGFIDPGFSGHITLELSNVANLPITLWPGMKVGQLALFKMSSPAETPYGTGKLGSKYQGQRGPTPSKAYLNFR
- a CDS encoding TatD family hydrolase, giving the protein MLLDTHFHLDFLPADQRASVLSLPGISVVPQTVLPSTFGEVATYDRASLGFHPWWVGEDHEVELARFATHLPSTTFIGEIGLDFAPRHQGTAELQVAVLTHILELLRADGRDFVMSIHAVRAASTVLDLLEQAEMPGTPVFHWFSGSSDELTRLIDLGGYISINPRMLETKRGRAYARQVPAARLLLETDLPAQTSTADGDVGQQVADAVTRALAETLGTLVELRDDEVRDQIEMNQRRLYGDPAS